GTAGTATATAAAACTACCGTTAGCGCCGGTGATGATGGTATTTGCATGAAAAGCAGTAATTATAAGGACAGCACTCCTCAATTGCAAAATATAATTGTTGCCGGTTGCACTGTGTTACGTGCGCATGGAGGATTTGTAATTGGCAGTAATACCGACGGACAAATGAAAAATATTTATGTAGCAGATTGTAAGTTCATTGGTTCTGATATTGGCGTACGGGTAAAAAGTAATTATGGTCGAGGCGGATTGGTAACAAATGTTTACGTAGATAATATTACGATGTCTGCTATTCCTGAAGAAGCAATATTATTTACTACCGATTATGAAGATGTGGTAGCGGGCAAAAGCGCTAAAGGCGTTTCAGCTACGGATAAAGCACCGGAGTTTGCTAATTTTCATTTCAGTAATATTCGTTGTACGCAAGCTAATACCGCTATTTCAATTAAAGGCCTGCCGGATGTGCCTGCGCATGACATCTATTTTGATAATGTAGATATCACCGCTAAGAATGGCTTCTCATCCACCGATGCAAAAAATATTTTCCTGAACAATGTTTTGATTAATGGTGATAAACCGGAGTTTTCTACCAAACGCACTTCTAATGTTGTATTGGATGGAAAGGTGATTGTGAAATAATTTTTTTAACAAGCCTTAGTGCTATTATTAAACATCGTTGTGCTACTTTCTTGTACGCCTACCATTGTTGAATAAGTCTGCATTGTAAAATATTCGAGCTATTCGATTTAATTCGTGCAATCCCTTTGTATTTTTGACACCTCATGTCAGCAGAAAAGATCATTAACGACTGGAAAAAGAAATTATACAAGCCTTTGTATTGGCTGGAAGGAGAAGAAGATTATTATATAGACCAGGTAATGAGTTATGCAGAGCATAACATTTTGCCGGAAAGCGAAGCCAGCTTTAATCTATCTGTATTTTATGGGAAAGATGCTGATTGGAGTGCAGTTGTAAATGCCTGTATGCGTTATCCCATGTTTGCAGAGAAGCAAGTAGTGTTGTTGAAAGAAGCGCAACAAATGCGGGAGATCGATAAGCTGGAATCGTACTTTGAAAATCCTTTGCCATCTACCATTTTCGTAGCAAGTTTTAAAGAAGGTAAATTAGATAAGCGGAAAAAAGTTTATAAAACCATTCAAAAGAATGGAGAGATTTTTACTTCTGAAAAGATCCGCGATTATAAATTGCCTGATTGGATAACTGAAACCGTTCAATCAAAAGGATATGCGATTTCATCTAAAGCGGTAATGTTATTGGCAGAACATATCGGTAATGATCTAAGCCGCATTATTAATGAAGTAGAGA
The Ferruginibacter albus DNA segment above includes these coding regions:
- the holA gene encoding DNA polymerase III subunit delta produces the protein MSAEKIINDWKKKLYKPLYWLEGEEDYYIDQVMSYAEHNILPESEASFNLSVFYGKDADWSAVVNACMRYPMFAEKQVVLLKEAQQMREIDKLESYFENPLPSTIFVASFKEGKLDKRKKVYKTIQKNGEIFTSEKIRDYKLPDWITETVQSKGYAISSKAVMLLAEHIGNDLSRIINEVEKVTVNLGKRKEITDDDIENYVGVSKEYNAFELQDALSKKDLQKAIRIIQYFEGNPKAAPIQLILPALYGYFSKLHAIFGMADKSEAGIKPLFYNNPFAAKQALETLRIYGYNGVEQTLLLLHEYNLRSIGINDTGTEDASLLKELVVKIMSNA